From Toxorhynchites rutilus septentrionalis strain SRP chromosome 2, ASM2978413v1, whole genome shotgun sequence, a single genomic window includes:
- the LOC129768188 gene encoding zinc finger protein 737-like, with amino-acid sequence MARYKTRYENATDPARQTQTMLDWDIDIFNLDIGDQALDIGSLISDDSIFGTLFQSGDINEHLEQTSFSSSSLSSSPSSSSDFGTTASLTTYPSSPSPLLFQLDTFTQQQHQQPTVLKPHKCTLFNDDKLSDLDSGISSGASVDCEELDCEASPSEESTNGSDAENDEPEFRPFNCSECGKSYTRKLYLMRHYVQHTREQPYRCEVCDKSFAYASSLSTHRKQHLVSHEFRCEICSRTFPSEDLLVAHKTAAHYSDRPFKCKLCKKTFVLQHAYKNHKRWHQQFNPYKCMVCDKQFMKKISLKCHLRVHTGEKPFSCDICNKSFTLSSTLSSHKKLHGEKPALQCETCGRVFTQASALSTHKHLHTETRPHSCDLCGKRFIRLHALKIHIRTHSNERPYRCDTCPKTFSEKHVLIRHLKTHTNERPYSCDTCGKAFKEKYDLLRHVLIHSGVRPHKCDVCSKTFVQSNALTKHRRRHARVETVADKEMTVTVMEDRCDTPLSTQMLDGEVLDT; translated from the exons ATGGCCAGGTATAAAACGAGGTACGAGAACGCAACGGACCCCGCCAGGCAGACGCAAACAATGTTGGACTGGGACATTGACAT CTTCAACCTGGACATTGGTGATCAAGCATTGGACATTGGATCCCTCATATCGGACGACTCCATATTCGGCACATTGTTTCAATCCGGCGACATAAACGAGCACCTGGAGCAAACATCATTCTCATCATCGTCCTTGTCGTCATCGCCGTCGTCGTCGTCAGACTTTGGGACCACAGCATCACTAACGACTTACCCTTCGTCACCGTCGCCATTGCTGTTTCAATTGGACACGTTTACCCAGCAGCAGCACCAACAACCGACAGTGCTGAAACCGCACAAATGCAC ATTGTTCAACGATGACAAGTTGAGTGACCTGGATTCGGGAATTTCAAGCGGCGCTTCTGTGGACTGCGAGGAGTTGGATTGTGAG GCATCGCCCTCGGAAGAGTCAACTAACGGTAGCGATGCTGAAAATGATGAACCCGAGTTCAGACCGTTCAATTGCTCCGAATGTGGCAAAAGCTACACCCGGAAGCTGTACCTAATGCGACATTATGTCCAGCATACCCGGGAGCAGCCCTATCGGTGTGAGGTGTGCGACAAAAGCTTTGCCTACGCGAGTTCACTGTCCACACACAGAAAGCAACACCTGGTCAGCCACGAGTTTAGGTGTGAAATTTGCAGTCGAACTTTCCCCTCGGAGGATCTGTTGGTGGCCCACAAAACGGCCGCACATTACAGCGATCGGCCATTCAAGTGTAAGCTTTGCAAAAAGACGTTCGTTCTGCAGCATGCATACAAAAATCACAAGAGATGGCATCAGCAGTTCAACCCTTACAAATGCATGGTGTGCGATAAGCAGTTTATGAAGAAAATCAGTTTGAAGTGTCACCTGAGGGTACACACGGGTGAAAAACCATTTTCTTGTGATATCTGCAATAAAAGTTTCACTTTGTCCTCCACGCTGTCATCCCATAAGAAGCTACACGGTGAAAAGCCCGCTCTGCAGTGTGAAACATGCGGTAGAGTTTTCACCCAAGCTAGCGCTCTTTCAACACACAAGCATCTGCACACGGAAACTCGGCCCCACAGTTGTGACCTCTGTGGCAAACGATTTATAAGATTACACGCCCTGAAAATCCACATTCGAACCCACTCCAATGAGCGACCCTACCGATGCGATACCTGTCCGAAAACTTTCTCCGAGAAGCATGTTTTGATTAG GCATCTCAAGACACATACCAACGAGCGGCCATACAGCTGTGACACCTGTGGGAAGGCATTCAAGGAGAAGTACGATCTCTTGCGGCACGTTCTCATCCATTCCGGCGTAAGGCCCCACAAATGTGACGTGTGCTCGAAAACTTTTGTGCAGTCTAACGCCTTGACCAAACATCGGAGGAGACACGCGCGGGTTGAGACGGTGGCTGACAAGGAGATGACTGTTACAGTAATGGAAGATAGGTGCGATACTCCACTCAGTACGCAAATGCTGGATGGTGAGGTGTTAGATACATAA